Proteins found in one Pseudomonas sp. P8_241 genomic segment:
- a CDS encoding transglycosylase SLT domain-containing protein, with product MIRPSVLLLLCCSLLLPMAAVARLPGPQQAVPAAKVRDLPEIRNSRILRVLVNQSRNSSGEVQGQAIGVEYHRLRAFEQYLNGHARDGQDISLKIIPKGKDQLLGALQRGEGDLVAPGELLDLQPGYAVSTSEPLASNIPLVLVGIKGERRYTRLEQLSGKTLALPTGSAAGDAVSQINQKLALHKLPPVTIEWVDPSLAVEDVLEMVQGGIFHLTIVEQPIAERWGKILPKLRLDKQVLIRDPGEEFWFVRRDASMLRASIDRFLSGYKKPSDQDAAFLRIYRRLYQVHYPLAKADRQRLEKLRPVLQKHADAQGMDWLNLAALAFKESGLQPTVRSGGAPTGLMQITPSAAQRVGVNNIQDIDGNVQAGAKYLAMIRRKFFASSRLNERERMAFVLAAYNIGPERVQGMRAEARRRGLNPNQWFFQVERIAMEQVGMGPVSYVNSVNKYYLAFDRERESLEPQGQKVALRK from the coding sequence AAAGTTCGAGATCTTCCGGAAATTCGCAACAGCCGCATACTGCGGGTGCTGGTCAACCAGAGCCGCAACAGTTCCGGCGAAGTTCAGGGCCAGGCGATTGGCGTCGAATATCATCGCCTGCGCGCGTTCGAACAATACCTCAACGGGCATGCTCGCGACGGTCAGGACATCTCCCTCAAGATTATCCCCAAGGGCAAGGACCAACTGCTCGGCGCATTACAGCGCGGAGAAGGTGACCTGGTGGCGCCGGGCGAACTGCTGGATTTGCAGCCGGGCTATGCCGTCAGCACCAGTGAGCCGCTTGCCAGCAATATTCCGTTGGTCTTGGTGGGGATCAAAGGCGAGCGGCGCTATACCCGTCTCGAACAACTCTCGGGCAAGACCCTGGCCTTGCCCACCGGAAGCGCCGCGGGAGACGCCGTCAGTCAAATCAATCAAAAACTCGCACTGCACAAGCTGCCTCCGGTGACGATCGAGTGGGTCGATCCAAGTCTCGCGGTCGAGGATGTGCTGGAGATGGTTCAGGGCGGCATTTTTCACCTGACCATCGTCGAGCAGCCGATTGCCGAGCGCTGGGGCAAGATCCTGCCGAAACTGCGATTAGACAAACAGGTGCTTATCAGGGATCCGGGCGAGGAATTCTGGTTCGTGCGCCGTGATGCATCAATGCTGCGCGCCAGCATCGATCGCTTCCTGAGCGGATACAAAAAACCATCGGATCAGGACGCGGCGTTCCTGCGGATTTATCGGCGCCTGTACCAGGTTCACTATCCATTGGCGAAGGCTGACCGGCAGCGCCTGGAGAAACTGCGGCCCGTACTGCAAAAACACGCTGACGCTCAAGGCATGGACTGGCTGAACCTGGCTGCGCTGGCATTCAAGGAGTCCGGCTTGCAGCCCACCGTTCGCAGTGGTGGTGCGCCGACCGGTCTGATGCAGATCACGCCATCTGCGGCTCAGCGAGTAGGTGTCAACAATATTCAGGATATCGACGGCAATGTGCAGGCTGGCGCCAAGTACCTTGCGATGATCCGGCGCAAGTTCTTTGCCAGTTCCAGGCTCAATGAACGTGAACGCATGGCCTTCGTGCTGGCGGCGTACAACATCGGACCAGAGCGGGTGCAAGGTATGCGTGCCGAGGCGCGGCGGCGCGGCTTGAATCCGAATCAGTGGTTCTTCCAGGTTGAGCGAATCGCCATGGAGCAGGTCGGAATGGGACCTGTCAGCTATGTTAATAGCGTGAACAAGTATTACTTGGCGTTCGATCGAGAGCGGGAGTCGTTGGAGCCTCAGGGGCAAAAGGTAGCCCTACGCAAGTAA
- a CDS encoding DoxX family protein — MSTLVNKVLFTRAGYGLTVLRIFVGIIFAAHGAQKLFGAFGGYGLAGTAQYMESIGLAPGYLMATLAGGTEFFAGLALIIGLLARPAALGLTFLSLVAIFSVHISNGLFMANNGYEFALALLGGSIAVLIEGAGKLSADRVIAG; from the coding sequence ATGAGCACACTGGTCAACAAGGTACTGTTCACCCGCGCTGGCTACGGTCTGACCGTTTTGCGAATTTTCGTCGGCATCATCTTCGCAGCCCACGGGGCGCAGAAGCTTTTCGGGGCATTCGGTGGTTATGGCCTGGCCGGGACCGCACAGTACATGGAGAGCATTGGTCTGGCACCGGGTTACCTGATGGCGACGCTGGCTGGTGGTACCGAGTTCTTTGCCGGCCTGGCCTTGATCATCGGCCTGCTGGCGCGCCCGGCGGCATTGGGGCTGACGTTCCTCTCATTGGTCGCTATTTTTTCGGTACACATCAGTAATGGTCTGTTCATGGCCAACAACGGTTACGAATTCGCCCTGGCTCTGCTGGGTGGCAGTATCGCGGTATTGATTGAAGGGGCCGGGAAGCTTTCAGCTGATCGCGTCATCGCGGGCTGA
- the greB gene encoding transcription elongation factor GreB, whose protein sequence is MSRYRPPRTAGTALITPEGEARMRAEFHELWHVRRPQVTQSVSEAAAQGDRSENAEYTYGKKMLREIDSRVRFLTKRLEALKVVSEKPSDPNKVYFGAWVTIEDEDGKESRYRIVGPDELDLKLGLISIDSPLARALIGKALDAEVRVQTPTGEQCVYIVAIEYP, encoded by the coding sequence ATGAGCCGTTATCGCCCTCCCCGCACCGCCGGTACCGCGCTGATCACCCCTGAAGGTGAAGCGCGGATGCGCGCCGAGTTTCATGAGCTCTGGCACGTTCGACGACCGCAAGTAACGCAGTCGGTCAGCGAGGCTGCGGCACAGGGCGATCGCTCGGAGAACGCCGAATACACCTACGGCAAAAAAATGCTGCGCGAGATCGACAGCCGCGTACGCTTTCTCACCAAACGCCTGGAAGCGCTCAAGGTCGTCAGTGAAAAACCCAGCGATCCGAACAAGGTCTATTTCGGTGCCTGGGTCACGATTGAAGACGAGGACGGCAAAGAGTCGCGCTACCGCATTGTCGGGCCGGATGAACTGGACCTCAAACTGGGCCTGATCAGCATCGACTCACCACTGGCTCGCGCCTTGATCGGCAAAGCCCTGGACGCCGAAGTACGGGTCCAGACGCCGACCGGCGAGCAATGCGTATACATCGTGGCTATTGAGTACCCATAA
- a CDS encoding ABC transporter permease, with amino-acid sequence MARLPLLRLFSLAIRQLLRDARAGELRVLFFALLVAVAASTAIGYFGARLNGAMMLRATEFLGADLLLEGSSPARPEQIKSGIDLGLKHAQVVEFSSVIATDTGIQLSSIKAADSVYPLRGELKSAPAPFAQEEPGGGPKQGEAWVEARLLTALDLKIGDSVDVGMKTLKLARVLTYEPDRAGNFYSLTPRVLINLDDLAATGVVQPGSRVSYRELWRGNAEALETYRQLIKPGLAANQRIQDARDGNRQIGGALGKAERYLNMASLVAVLLAGVAVALSATRFATRRFDASALLRCLGLSRRETLVLFSLQLTVLGLLASLTGAAIGWLAQLGLFALLHDLLPTDVPPGGLFPAIAGIGTGLVALAGFALPPLAALGRVPPLRVLRRDMLPIPSSTWMVYGAALGALALIMWRLSLDLLLTFALLGGGVVAALVLGGLLLLLLQSLRRMLARASLPWRLGLGQLLRHPQAAAGQSLAFGLILLSMALIALLRGELLDTWQNQLPKNAPNYFALNILPADKQAFTDRLIAVSAQSAPLYPVVPGRLISINGEPVQQIVTKESAGDRAIQRDLSLTWAADLPAGNKLTAGNWWPEQPPDEIPGVSVEGKVAESLKLKLGDHLVFTVGGVNREAKVTSLREINWDNFQPNFFMIFQPGTLKDLPATYLTSFYLSAGHDQQIVDLSRSFPAVTILQVEALLAQLRSILAQVTLAVEYVLLFVLAAGMAVLFSGLQATLDERIRQGALLRALGAERQLLVKARRIEFGLLGAVSGLLAALGSELVSLVLYRFAFDLPWHPHPWLLVLPLIGAILIGGAGVFGTRRALNASPLTVLREG; translated from the coding sequence ATGGCACGCCTGCCGCTGTTGCGCCTGTTCAGTCTCGCCATCCGACAATTGCTGCGCGACGCCCGCGCCGGTGAATTGCGCGTATTGTTTTTTGCCCTGCTGGTGGCCGTGGCCGCGAGTACCGCCATCGGTTACTTCGGCGCCCGCCTGAACGGCGCCATGATGTTGCGGGCCACGGAGTTCCTCGGCGCCGACCTGCTGCTCGAGGGCAGCTCACCGGCCCGCCCCGAACAGATAAAAAGCGGCATCGATCTGGGGCTGAAACACGCACAAGTAGTGGAGTTCTCCAGCGTCATCGCCACCGATACCGGCATCCAGTTGTCCAGTATCAAAGCGGCGGACAGCGTCTATCCGCTACGTGGTGAGCTGAAAAGCGCGCCCGCACCGTTCGCCCAGGAAGAGCCCGGCGGCGGGCCGAAACAAGGGGAAGCCTGGGTCGAAGCGCGGCTGCTGACCGCGCTCGACTTGAAGATCGGCGACAGCGTCGATGTCGGGATGAAAACCCTGAAGCTGGCGCGCGTGCTGACTTACGAACCCGACCGCGCCGGCAATTTCTACAGCCTGACACCACGGGTGCTGATCAACCTCGACGACCTTGCCGCCACCGGTGTGGTGCAGCCCGGCAGTCGGGTCAGTTACCGCGAACTCTGGCGCGGCAATGCCGAAGCGCTGGAAACCTATCGGCAATTGATCAAACCCGGACTGGCGGCCAATCAGCGCATCCAGGATGCCCGCGATGGCAACCGGCAGATCGGCGGCGCCTTGGGCAAAGCAGAGCGTTACCTGAACATGGCCAGTCTGGTGGCGGTGTTGCTGGCCGGTGTGGCGGTGGCGCTGTCGGCGACGCGTTTTGCGACCCGCCGTTTCGATGCCAGCGCACTGCTGCGTTGTCTGGGTCTGTCACGCCGGGAAACCCTGGTGTTGTTCAGCCTTCAACTGACCGTGCTCGGACTACTCGCCAGCCTCACCGGCGCCGCAATTGGTTGGCTGGCACAGCTGGGGCTGTTTGCCTTGTTGCATGATTTGCTACCGACCGACGTGCCACCGGGCGGTCTGTTTCCGGCCATCGCCGGGATCGGCACCGGACTCGTGGCGCTGGCCGGTTTCGCCCTGCCGCCGCTGGCTGCCTTGGGTCGGGTACCGCCATTGCGGGTGTTGCGTCGGGACATGCTGCCGATTCCCTCCAGTACGTGGATGGTCTACGGCGCGGCGCTGGGTGCCCTTGCCCTGATCATGTGGCGCCTGAGCCTGGATCTGCTGCTGACCTTCGCATTGCTTGGCGGGGGCGTGGTTGCTGCACTGGTGCTGGGAGGATTGCTGTTGCTGCTGTTGCAAAGTCTGCGACGGATGCTGGCCCGCGCCTCCCTGCCGTGGCGTCTGGGCCTCGGTCAACTGTTGCGTCATCCGCAGGCCGCTGCCGGTCAGTCCCTGGCGTTCGGCCTGATCCTGCTGTCGATGGCGTTGATCGCCCTGCTGCGTGGCGAGCTGCTCGATACCTGGCAAAACCAATTGCCAAAAAACGCTCCAAACTACTTCGCCCTGAACATCCTGCCGGCAGACAAACAAGCCTTCACCGATCGCCTGATTGCCGTGTCAGCACAATCGGCGCCGCTGTACCCGGTGGTGCCGGGGCGCCTGATCAGCATCAACGGCGAGCCCGTGCAGCAAATCGTCACCAAAGAATCAGCGGGTGACCGGGCCATCCAGCGTGACCTGAGCCTGACCTGGGCCGCGGACCTGCCGGCAGGCAACAAACTCACCGCCGGCAACTGGTGGCCGGAGCAACCGCCCGATGAAATCCCCGGCGTATCGGTAGAGGGCAAAGTCGCCGAAAGCCTGAAGCTCAAGCTGGGGGATCATCTGGTCTTTACGGTCGGAGGGGTCAATCGCGAGGCGAAAGTCACCAGCCTGCGAGAAATCAACTGGGACAATTTCCAGCCGAACTTTTTCATGATCTTCCAGCCGGGGACCTTGAAGGATCTGCCAGCGACTTACCTGACCAGTTTTTATCTGTCGGCAGGACATGACCAGCAGATCGTCGACCTGTCTCGGTCGTTCCCTGCAGTGACCATTTTGCAAGTCGAGGCATTGCTGGCGCAGCTGCGCAGCATCCTCGCGCAAGTCACGTTGGCGGTGGAATACGTATTGCTGTTTGTGCTGGCGGCGGGTATGGCGGTGTTGTTTTCCGGTCTGCAAGCGACACTCGATGAACGCATTCGCCAAGGCGCATTACTGCGGGCTCTGGGCGCGGAACGGCAATTGCTGGTCAAGGCGCGACGAATCGAATTCGGTTTGCTGGGGGCGGTCAGCGGGTTGCTGGCAGCGCTGGGTTCGGAACTCGTGAGCCTGGTGCTTTACCGATTTGCATTCGACCTGCCCTGGCATCCGCATCCGTGGCTGCTGGTGTTGCCGCTGATTGGCGCGATACTGATTGGTGGCGCCGGCGTGTTCGGCACCCGCCGGGCGCTGAACGCAAGCCCCCTGACAGTGCTGCGCGAGGGTTGA